One genomic region from Chelonia mydas isolate rCheMyd1 chromosome 25, rCheMyd1.pri.v2, whole genome shotgun sequence encodes:
- the FEM1A gene encoding protein fem-1 homolog A, with the protein MDLRTAVYNAARDGKLKLLQKVLGSRSREELEALTAGPGGGGTPLLIAARHGHREVVEYLLDHCGARVEEGGSVSFDGETIEGAPPLWAASAAGHLAVVRCLLERGASVNQTTLTNSTPLRAACFDGHLEIVRYLVGERGADLEVANRHGHTCLMISCYKGHREIAGYLLEKGADVNRRSVKGNTALHDCAESGSLEILQLLLRAKARMERDGYGMTPLLAASVTGHTNIVEYLIQGGLQNEEGGEMLGNEDGVCAARGRQERGCGSGQETHQCCPEEGQQEGQKGCCATSQDEQQGPYECCSRGAAVEALELLGATFVDKKRDLLGALKYWRRAMELRHQGGQYLSKPEPRQLVLAYDYSREVSTLEELEALITDPDEMRMQALLIRERILGPSHPDTSYYIRYRGAVYADSGNFERCINLWKYALDMQQGNLEPLSPMTASSFLSFAELFSYVLQDRSKGTLATQLGFSDLMGVLSKGVREVERALLLHKDPVADSAQFTKALAIILHLVFLLEKVECTPEQEHQKRQTIYCLLKCSPRAKNGFTPLHMAVDKDTTTVGRYPVGKFPSLHVVNLLLECGADPDSRDYDNNTPLHIAAQNNCPLIMSALMEAGAHMDATNAFKQTAYELLDEKLLTKSMMQPFNYITLQCLAARALDKHKIPYKGFIPEELEAFIELH; encoded by the coding sequence ATGGACCTGCGCACGGCCGTCTACAACGCGGCCCGCGACGGGAagctgaagctgctgcagaaggTGCTGGGCAGCCGGAGCCGGGAGGAGCTGGAGGCCCTGACGGCCGGGCCGGGCGGAGGGGGGACCCCGCTGCTGATCGCCGCCCGCCACGGGCACCGGGAGGTGGTGGAGTACCTGCTGGACCACTGCGGCGCCCGGGTGGAGGAGGGGGGCTCGGTCAGCTTCGACGGCGAGACCATCGAGGGGGCCCCGCCGCTGTGGGCCGCCTCGGCCGCCGGCCACCTGGCGGTGGTGCGCTGCCTGCTGGAGCGGGGGGCCTCGGTGAACCAGACCACGCTGACCAACTCCACCCCGCTGCGGGCCGCCTGCTTCGACGGGCACCTGGAGATCGTGCGCTACctggtgggggagcggggggccgACCTGGAGGTGGCCAACCGCCACGGGCACACCTGCCTGATGATCTCCTGCTACAAGGGGCACCGCGAGATCGCCGGCTACCTGCTGGAGAAGGGGGCGGACGTCAACCGCCGCAGCGTGAAGGGCAACACCGCCCTGCACGACTGCGCCGAGTCCGGGAGCCTGGAgatcctgcagctgctgctccgcGCCAAGGCCCGCATGGAGCGGGATGGTTACGGCATGACCCCGCTGCTGGCTGCCAGCGTCACCGGGCACACCAACATCGTGGAGTACCTCATCCAAGGAGGGCTGCAAAACGAGGAGGGGGGTGAGATGTTGGGGAATGAGGACGGGGTCTGCGCCGCAAGGGGGCGGCAGGAGAGGGGTTGTGGTAGTGGCCAGGAAACGCATCAGTGCTGCCCCGAGGAAGGGCAGCAAGAGGGCCAGAAGGGATGCTGTGCCACTAGCCAGGATGAGCAGCAGGGCCCTTATGAGTGCTGCAGTCGAGGGGCTGCTGTAGAAGCCCTGGAGCTGCTAGGAGCCACCTTTGTGGATAAGAAGCGTGACCTGCTGGGGGCTCTCAAGTACTGGCGAAGAGCCATGGAGCTTCGGCACCAGGGGGGGCAGTACCTGAGCAAGCCTGAGCCccggcagctggtgctggcttATGACTACTCTCGGGAGGTGAGCACCCTGGAGGAACTAGAAGCCCTGATCACTGACCCGGATGAGATGCGCATGCAGGCACTTCTGATCCGAGAGCGCATCCTGGGCCCTTCTCATCCAGACACCTCGTATTACATCCGTTACCGGGGGGCAGTCTATGCTGACTCGGGCAACTTTGAACGCTGTATTAACCTGTGGAAGTATGCCCTGGACATGCAGCAAGGCAATCTGGAGCCCCTCAGCCCCATGACTGCCAGcagcttcctttcttttgctgAGCTCTTCTCCTATGTGCTTCAGGACCGCTCCAAGGGCACCTTAGCTACTCAGCTGGGCTTCTCCGACCTCATGGGAGTGCTGAGCAAAGGGGTCCGGGAGGTAGAGCGGGCGCTTCTGCTTCACAAGGACCCGGTGGCTGACTCTGCACAGTTCACCAAGGCACTAGCCATcatcctccatctggtcttcctGCTGGAGAAGGTGGAATGCACCCCTGAGCAGGAGCACCAGAAGCGCCAGACCATCTACTGCTTGCTCAAGTGCAGTCCCAGGGCCAAGAACGGGTTCACTCCCTTGCACATGGCTGTGGACAAGGACACCACCACAGTGGGGCGCTACCCGGTGGGCAAGTTCCCATCGCTCCATGTTGTGAACCTGCTGCTGGAGTGTGGGGCTGACCCAGACAGCCGTGACTATGACAACAACACCCCGCTGCACATTGCTGCCCAGAACAACTGCCCGCTGATCATGAGTGCCCTGATGGAGGCCGGGGCCCACATGGACGCCACCAACGCCTTCAAGCAGACAGCTTACGAGCTGCTGGATGAGAAGCTGCTTACCAAGAGCATGATGCAGCCCTTTAACTACATTACCCTCCAGTGCCTTGCTGCCCGTGCCCTGGACAAGCACAAGATCCCTTACAAGGGCTTCATCCCTGAGGAGCTGGAGGCCTTCATTGAACTTCATTAG